From the genome of Rubripirellula reticaptiva:
TCTGCTTCCGGAGTTTGGCGGATCACGTATTCGCTGCTGATGGCTTGATAGTCTGCATAGGAAGCGATCGATTCGTTTTCGGATCCGTACTGGCGAGAAATTTTGCGAAGTCTCGCTGTGCCACCGGGATAGGCTCCGCTTTGCGCCGCCAAGCCAAGCGTATCAACCAGTTGGCGAACCCAGGAATCTCGCATCGCAGGCGTATCCGCGTTAGCGATTAGGTCTTCGATCACGTCGGCCCGTTGCTCGTTCAAGCTCGCAATCACGCCTTCGTCACTGGCTTCGGCAAGCTTGCTGTCGATGGCTTCCATCGCGTTGACCAGTTTCTGGGTCGCTTCACCGATGCCGCCGGACGCAGCCGCCATCGCTGCTGCCGAGCCACCAGGCGTAAAGAAATTGCCGGTCGTTTGCGCAATGGCTTCGCCTTCGTCGCCTACCGATGGCAACTCGACCAATCGCCAAGCGTCACCAACTTTGATCAGCGTTCCTGCCATCAGCTGGCCGCCTTGCTTGTCTTGCTCGTACATCGCCACGGCGTTTTCGTAAACGATGACGTCCTTGGTCGAGCCGTCGGTGCCTTCGGGCACGATTCCAGGCGTCGAGGCCGCGAACTGAACCCAGCGTGCCTGCGGGCCAACAGCCGACTGCCGCTTGGCCAGTCCGGCAAAATCTCGCGCCGCACGGTCCGCCTTGGCGGCGAGCGACTCGGTTTTTGCTGCCCCAAGGCCCAGCGACTTCAGTTCAGACTCGGTGATCAGCAGTCGTGCAAAGCGAGCAGGGTCAGATTCTCGCAGCGCGGCGACCAATTCGGCCGACACTTCTTCGGCAGAAATTTGGTTCCAGCTATCAACCTTTCCGTCTTCGTCTTTGTCGAAGCCCCAGCGAGTCCCGCCGGTCCCCAACCATCGGTACTGGTCCGCCTTTGTGTTGAAATCAGCGTCGATATCGCGATAAACTTCGACACCAAACTTGTAATAGCTCCACAAGTCGACCTTTTTGTCACCGTTGGTGTCCGCGAAACGACGCAGCGTCATTCCATCGGGCGACAACACCGTCCAGCCTGACCAGCCTGCTTTGTCGATATCCGTAACCGTGCATCTCTCGGCGACTTCTGGCGAAACGATGTCATAGTCGACGCCTTCCTGGATCGGGCGGATCCCTAGCGCCGATGCTGCACTTGGTGTTGCTGCCGACAATTCACCGGAGGCCACGGCAGCCAACAGCAGACCCGCGATCGTAGAAATCGTGCCAAAACGCGGTGCTAAGAAGCGTCGCCGCAGCACGCGTCTCAACAACAAATGATCCGTCATCTGGTTGTATCTCATCAGTAGAAAGGTCCATCAGCAAAAAGGAGGGAGGGGTTCGCCGGCCGCAAAGCCTCCGGCGAATCAGTCGCCTGCAGGAGCTCGGGTCAGGCATCGCCGCTATTGTGCCGAACCGAGGCCGTAAAGAAAATGTCGATTCTGACAGATAATCGGCCGATACCTACGAACTCACCCATCGAAGGAGTGTCAAAATGATGGGGAAAAACCAGTCGTCTGAGTCGTGAGGGAAAGAAAACCGGCAAGAAGATGCAATTTCGAGGCCAGCTTCCCTTTACAGCGAAACAAACTTCCGTAAACTTTGCCGCTCCGATCACGTGTGGTTCACAACCTGTTGCGAATCAAGCGTAAATGGATCGGGCGTATAGCTCAGTTGGTTAGAGCGCGTCGCTGATAACGACGAGGTCCCAGATTCGAGTTCTGGTACGCCCACTAGAAGATGGTTCCAGGTGTCAGCGATTAGGAATTTAGGGCCTTTCCCTAAAACCGAAAACCTAATACCTTAGCCTAGTCCCCGGGGGTATAGCTCAGTTGGGAGAGCATCTGCTTTGCAAGCAGAGGGTCGTCGGTTCGAGTCCGTCTACCTCCACTTGGTTTGCATTTGGTTCGGTTCGCCGAGGCAAGTGCAGGCCGCAAATGAAGTGATTTGAGTCGCCTGTGCAACAAGCGAACCGAATCAAACAAGTTTGGCGAGTTTTTTTAAAAAACCTGTCTCTTGGCCCTTGCGGCCGAGACTCAGATTTGCGAAAACCCCGCCTCGACGGAAACAAACCGTCGCCGAGAAGACCGCGAGAAACTAATTTTAATTTCTTGCAAAGACTCGGTTGACGCGGCCAACTGGCCACTGTAACCTTCGCCCCTCGCTCAGAAAACGACCGGCTGACATCTGCTTGATGACGATGTTGGCCGGCTGTTTTCGAGCAGCGACTTCTGCTCACCTGGTCAAAAGCCGGACGCAGAAAACTGATATTTGACAATTTGGTTGTTTGGTAGTTGGCATCTAAATAAGAAGCAACTGCGAAGCTTTGTGGATCGAGTTCGATTCGGGAAACCGTTCGGCTTGGGAANNNNNNNNNNNNNNNNNNNNNNNNNNNNNNNNNNNNNNNNNNNNNNNNNNNNNNNNNNNNNNNNNNNNNNNNNNNNNNNNNNNNNNNNNNNNNNNNNNNNGTTATACCTGTTCCCATTCCGAACACAGCAGTCAAGCTTTGTGAGTCGATGATAGTGCCTACCAGTGCGAAAGTAGATATTGCCAGATTTTTAAACCCTTCTTTGACTTCGGTCAAAGAAGGGTTTTGTTTATGCGCACTCACGTCGCTCGTCGGGGAACGATATCTCGCAAGTCGTCAACGCTTTCGGCGCGAACCTTGAACCGTCGGCCGCAAGGCGTCGAATGTCTCAAGAAGTTCTGACTGGTCACGAGTTTCGGTTGTCTCGTTTTGTAATACCTGCATCTTTCGCCACGTGTTTTTATGTGACAAGCTCGAGTTGTTCTGAGTTCGTCGTTTCGTAATAGGTTGGGGGATGTGGTTCGGCGAGCTGGCGTTTCGAGTTGAAATGGCTTGAGTAATTGGCTTTGTTGCGTTTAGTTTCAAGGCTCGTGCATCGCAGTCTGTTTCTTTATGACTTTGCAGCTCAGAAACCGCGTGTGCGCTATCGCCACCGTTGTCAATAACCGCTAAACTCCGCCGAAATACAGCCATCCAGTTAACCTGCCGGTGTTGGGACGTCGTTCCACTCCGCCCAAGAATTTAAGACGGACCTGACGCATGTTTGAAAAGCTGCGCATCATTTTTTCGATTCCCGAGCTTCGCAAGAAGATCATGCTGACGATTGGTTTGTTAGCTATCTATCGGATCGGTTTCCACATCCCATTGCCGATGATCGCAACGAACATCGGTGACGCTGGTGGCACCGCTTCGGAGTTCTTCGAGAAGATCACTCTGTTCGCAGCTAGCGACCTTCGCGAGGCGACGATCTTCGGGTTGGGGATCATGCCATACATTTCTGCGTCGATCATTTTTCAGTTGCTCGGGAGCGTTTACAAACCGCTCGAGGATTTGAAGAAAGAGGGCGAAGCTGGTCGCAAGAAACTGAACGAGTACACGCGTTACTTAACAGTGTTGATTTGTGTGGTGCAAAGCTACATGTACTTGAAATTCATGCTGATGTCGGGTGGCCCATCGGGTAACGGTGACATCAACCCAAACTTTATGGCCAGCGATGGTTCGTTGTTCTGGGGCTGGCAAATTGTTGCGGTGTCCGTGATGACTTGCGGTACGGTTTTCCTTATGTGGCTCGGCGAACAAATCGACGAGCACGGAATTGGCAACGGGATCAGCTTGCTGATCATGGCTGGTATTTTGGCTCAAATGCCGAAAGCACTCTACGAACTTGTTCGCAACATGAAGACCGAGTTAACTGGTCTTAGTCGTGGACAGATTGGTATTGAAACGTTGGTGTTGTTGGTTGTGTTGTTTGTGGGCGTCGTGTTCGGTGTGGTCTTCATCACACTTGGGCAACGAAAGATTCCAACTCAATCAGCCAAATTTACTCGTGGTCGCCGTGTTTACGGTGGTACTCGCCAACACTTGCCGCTCCGTATCAATCAAGCCGGCGTGATGCCGATCATTTTCGCTAGCAGCTTGCTGATCATCCCCGGAATGTTGATGGGCGGAATGGCTAGCTTCGTGGGTAGCGAAAGCTCATTGTTCAAACCTCTTAACTTGATCGGTTTGACTCTGAACGACCAAGGCTCGTTCGTGTTCAACCTGTTCTATGTCGTGCTGATTTTCTTTTTCTGTTACTTCTGGACTGCGATCACTTTCAATCCGAAAGAGATGTCGGACAACCTTCGTGACAGCGGAACGTTCATTCCTGGATATCGTCCCGGAAAGCGAACGACGGATTACCTCGAGAAGGTAATGGTCCGGATCACGTATGTCGGTGCAGCCTTCCTTTCGATCGTCGCGATTGTTCCCACGATCGTTTATGGATCGCTGGGTGTGCCGTATTCGATCGCTGGTTTCTACGGTGGTACGGGATTGTTGATTGCGGTTAGCGTCGCATTCGACCTGGTACAGAAGATCGACAGTCACTTGGTGATGCGAAACTATCGCGGACTGCTTGAAGGTGCCGGCGGTGGTGTAGCACCCGTCGTCTAGTCGAGTTTTTGTCCACTTTCGATTCACAACAATGAAGGTGTTTCGATGCGAATCATCTTCATTGGTCCGCCGGGCGCGGGCAAAGGAACTCAGTGCATGCGTTTAACGCAGCACTTGAAGATTCCGCACTTTTCAACGGGCGAGATGTTGCGTGCAACACGCAACCAGTCCGCGCTTGGCCGAGTTGTCGCTAGCTATATCGACGGTGGCCGTCTGGCGCCTGACTATTTGGTCATGCGTCTAGTCACAAAGCGATTGGCGATGCCTGACTGTGTTGGCGGTTGTCTGTTCGATGGGTTTCCACGTACGGTCGATCAGGCACGCATGCTGGACGAATATCTTGTTGAAAAGAATGGCAAGATTGACTTGGTGCTCAATTTGGTTGCTGATCAAGAAGAGCTAATCGCAAGGCTTCTAAAGCGTTCGACTTTGGAAGATCGGGTCGATGACAATGCCGAGACCATATCGGCGCGATTGAGAGTTTTTCATACTCAAACGGCACCAGTGCTGGATTATTACGCAGGTCGTGATTTGGTGCGAACGGTCGACGGCATGCAGTCGCCGGACAAAGTGTTTGAAGAGATCCTA
Proteins encoded in this window:
- a CDS encoding redoxin domain-containing protein — encoded protein: MRYNQMTDHLLLRRVLRRRFLAPRFGTISTIAGLLLAAVASGELSAATPSAASALGIRPIQEGVDYDIVSPEVAERCTVTDIDKAGWSGWTVLSPDGMTLRRFADTNGDKKVDLWSYYKFGVEVYRDIDADFNTKADQYRWLGTGGTRWGFDKDEDGKVDSWNQISAEEVSAELVAALRESDPARFARLLITESELKSLGLGAAKTESLAAKADRAARDFAGLAKRQSAVGPQARWVQFAASTPGIVPEGTDGSTKDVIVYENAVAMYEQDKQGGQLMAGTLIKVGDAWRLVELPSVGDEGEAIAQTTGNFFTPGGSAAAMAAASGGIGEATQKLVNAMEAIDSKLAEASDEGVIASLNEQRADVIEDLIANADTPAMRDSWVRQLVDTLGLAAQSGAYPGGTARLRKISRQYGSENESIASYADYQAISSEYVIRQTPEADFAEVQKWYLESLTGFVDRYPGTPETASAYLQLALSKEFEDKEDEAIAFYKKVATAFPGTDAGEKAAGAARRLDSVGRRIELEGSTIQGKPFSLASLRGKPVVVHYWATWCEPCKQDMKLLRRLQASYQRAGLQLVGVNVDATGQSAAAFLTENPLPWVQLFEPGGLESSRLAKTLGVQTLPTMMLIDPDGKVVRHNVRAAELDEELAAMLKKK
- the secY gene encoding preprotein translocase subunit SecY, which produces MFEKLRIIFSIPELRKKIMLTIGLLAIYRIGFHIPLPMIATNIGDAGGTASEFFEKITLFAASDLREATIFGLGIMPYISASIIFQLLGSVYKPLEDLKKEGEAGRKKLNEYTRYLTVLICVVQSYMYLKFMLMSGGPSGNGDINPNFMASDGSLFWGWQIVAVSVMTCGTVFLMWLGEQIDEHGIGNGISLLIMAGILAQMPKALYELVRNMKTELTGLSRGQIGIETLVLLVVLFVGVVFGVVFITLGQRKIPTQSAKFTRGRRVYGGTRQHLPLRINQAGVMPIIFASSLLIIPGMLMGGMASFVGSESSLFKPLNLIGLTLNDQGSFVFNLFYVVLIFFFCYFWTAITFNPKEMSDNLRDSGTFIPGYRPGKRTTDYLEKVMVRITYVGAAFLSIVAIVPTIVYGSLGVPYSIAGFYGGTGLLIAVSVAFDLVQKIDSHLVMRNYRGLLEGAGGGVAPVV
- a CDS encoding adenylate kinase, encoding MRIIFIGPPGAGKGTQCMRLTQHLKIPHFSTGEMLRATRNQSALGRVVASYIDGGRLAPDYLVMRLVTKRLAMPDCVGGCLFDGFPRTVDQARMLDEYLVEKNGKIDLVLNLVADQEELIARLLKRSTLEDRVDDNAETISARLRVFHTQTAPVLDYYAGRDLVRTVDGMQSPDKVFEEILGHLP